A single genomic interval of uncultured Sphaerochaeta sp. harbors:
- a CDS encoding VIT1/CCC1 transporter family protein, with amino-acid sequence MSENTYSKKTMRVLLFLQQGELTEHRIYSFLATRVKDEHNSNVLRRIADEELRHAKIWQKLTGKEVRINTFKLWFYSFMAIILGYTFVLKKMEKGEDKATKAYRSLIAEVPQAKQISEDEDRHEQQLLAMLDEERLQYIGSMVLGLSDALVELSGTLAGLTFALQNTRLIALSGLITGISATLSMASSEYLSAKNSGEKNAAKSSMYTGIAYLFTVAFMVLPYLLLESYMAALLIMLVVVIVIIMLFTYYTAVAKDLPFGKRFLEMALISLGVAAISFVIGILVKRFLGIDI; translated from the coding sequence GTGAGTGAGAATACTTATAGCAAAAAGACAATGCGTGTTCTCCTGTTTCTACAACAGGGAGAGTTGACCGAACATCGAATCTACAGCTTTCTCGCAACCCGGGTAAAGGATGAACATAACAGCAATGTGTTACGCCGTATTGCCGATGAAGAACTGAGGCATGCCAAAATCTGGCAGAAACTGACTGGCAAGGAAGTACGAATCAATACATTCAAACTCTGGTTCTATAGTTTCATGGCAATCATCCTTGGATATACCTTTGTCCTGAAGAAAATGGAGAAAGGAGAGGACAAAGCCACCAAGGCTTACCGTTCACTGATCGCTGAAGTACCCCAGGCAAAACAGATCAGTGAAGATGAGGATAGACACGAACAACAACTGCTTGCAATGCTCGATGAGGAACGCTTGCAATATATCGGATCTATGGTTCTTGGCTTAAGCGATGCACTTGTTGAGCTCTCTGGAACACTGGCTGGATTGACTTTCGCTTTGCAGAATACCCGTCTCATTGCCCTATCCGGCTTGATAACCGGTATCTCGGCGACCCTTTCCATGGCATCAAGCGAATATCTCTCGGCAAAGAACAGTGGGGAAAAGAATGCAGCTAAGAGCAGCATGTACACCGGAATAGCTTATCTCTTCACCGTAGCCTTCATGGTTCTCCCCTACTTGCTTCTTGAGAGCTATATGGCCGCCTTGCTTATCATGCTGGTGGTTGTCATTGTCATCATTATGCTTTTTACCTACTATACGGCAGTAGCAAAAGACCTTCCCTTTGGGAAACGTTTCTTGGAAATGGCACTCATCAGTCTCGGTGTTGCTGCCATATCGTTTGTGATCGGAATCCTCGTCAAGCGATTCCTGGGAATTGATATCTAA
- a CDS encoding Trp family transcriptional regulator, with product MDTEYKDLIEVFSATNNPEDMAKLFEEMLTPSERKAILLRWNLMKDLYQGLPQREIASSYGISLCKITRGSKILKQKDSYCKKILSDRYDDHLHI from the coding sequence ATGGATACTGAATATAAAGATTTGATCGAGGTCTTTAGTGCAACTAACAACCCTGAGGATATGGCCAAGTTGTTTGAGGAGATGCTCACACCGAGTGAGCGGAAGGCGATTCTGCTTCGCTGGAATTTGATGAAGGACCTCTATCAGGGGCTTCCTCAGCGTGAGATTGCTTCCTCATATGGTATCTCCTTGTGTAAGATCACAAGAGGGTCGAAGATCCTGAAGCAAAAGGACTCTTATTGTAAAAAAATTCTCAGCGACCGATATGATGATCACCTGCATATCTGA
- a CDS encoding glycosyltransferase family 8 protein gives MYCCYQLYLACSPSLEVKRCATVQFKHVEIPRYLSVWRNSAVPVVFASNKRFAPALGVCITSLLENIDRDRSYDIIVLESDLSEDSKQRLELTCKQYPQVHLRFYNPRILIGKRALQKNPTDHITIETYYRFLIADILPDYEKVLYLDCDTVILDDVGKLYDTEMNGNILAATIDPEISSLAMGKDLSLKSYLQEVLGLQAGDPYFQAGVLVIDLKAMRSFHSVDQWIELVGERRYRFNDQDLLNKECRGRYQVLDMRWNTVVDCNHTRMQTIEDGPYSLYDAYIQARKDPHIVHYAGFEKPWDVLDSDFAYLFWHYAKRSEFFEQLLMMVLNSADGKKESIVLRLFPRGSRRRRFAKQLFYKATRI, from the coding sequence ATGTATTGCTGTTACCAGTTGTATCTTGCATGTTCTCCTTCTCTGGAAGTTAAGCGTTGCGCTACTGTCCAATTCAAACACGTTGAAATTCCCAGGTATCTTTCAGTATGGAGGAATTCTGCAGTCCCTGTCGTGTTTGCCTCGAATAAACGCTTTGCCCCTGCCTTGGGGGTATGTATAACTTCACTGCTTGAAAATATTGATAGAGATCGGTCGTATGATATTATAGTACTGGAATCGGATTTATCAGAGGATTCAAAACAGAGGCTTGAACTGACTTGTAAACAGTATCCCCAAGTGCATCTACGATTCTACAACCCCAGAATCTTAATTGGGAAGAGAGCTCTACAAAAGAATCCAACAGATCATATTACGATAGAGACGTATTACCGATTCCTGATAGCTGACATCCTTCCAGATTATGAAAAAGTACTCTATCTGGATTGTGATACAGTGATACTGGATGATGTAGGCAAGTTGTACGATACGGAAATGAATGGAAATATATTAGCCGCGACAATTGACCCAGAGATTTCCAGCCTTGCAATGGGGAAGGATCTCAGTTTGAAGTCATATTTACAAGAAGTTCTGGGACTGCAAGCGGGAGACCCATATTTTCAAGCAGGTGTTTTAGTTATTGACTTGAAAGCAATGCGTTCATTTCATTCTGTAGATCAATGGATTGAATTGGTAGGAGAGCGTAGATACCGATTTAATGATCAGGATCTGTTGAACAAGGAGTGTAGAGGACGCTATCAGGTATTGGATATGCGATGGAACACCGTAGTGGATTGTAACCACACCAGAATGCAAACCATTGAAGATGGTCCATATTCACTTTATGATGCGTATATCCAAGCTCGAAAGGATCCTCATATCGTGCATTATGCTGGATTTGAGAAACCTTGGGATGTACTCGATTCTGATTTTGCATATCTCTTTTGGCACTATGCGAAAAGGAGTGAGTTTTTTGAGCAGTTATTGATGATGGTGTTGAACAGTGCTGATGGAAAGAAAGAGTCTATAGTATTACGACTTTTTCCACGTGGGAGTCGGCGACGTCGATTTGCAAAGCAACTATTCTATAAAGCGACTCGCATTTAG
- a CDS encoding undecaprenyl-phosphate glucose phosphotransferase, with protein sequence MKNKANKALLVLKVLGDTLAVLSAWLLAGYFRFYILPGGRIASFALFLQLSVLVWIFNIFFISRNNLYVEELEHSWRKETSTLIFSAFEALLLLLVVLYFFFSEKVSRIAIGLYFFIIVIFLVLERTIISSYIKKSYKKGKYTRRILLVGYGEKLEHYESALHSRRMHGIKLVGQFDGEGVSIGGARQINAGLLREAVALTNPDLVVIGYPGEEHKRQEKMVAQALDLLNEKVVMLPSVPESYIGTQISDFRWIPMLTLNAAEMGFFQRFMKRTFDIVSCSFGIVLISPVLLLIALLIKLSSPGPIIFKQKRITRDEEEFTMYKFRSMRTDIPEGNAHWTEENDPRITNIGRFLRKTSLDELPQLFNVIGGSMSLIGPRPERPELVEKFNHEIPGYRMRHRFKAGVSGWAQVNGWRGNTSLERRIEFDLYYIRNWTLLFDLKIVLFTFFRGFVNENAY encoded by the coding sequence ATGAAAAATAAGGCTAATAAAGCATTGTTGGTTTTAAAAGTATTAGGAGATACCCTTGCTGTTTTAAGCGCTTGGTTGCTTGCGGGTTATTTTCGTTTTTATATTCTTCCAGGTGGAAGGATTGCTTCATTTGCCTTGTTCTTACAACTTTCTGTACTAGTATGGATCTTCAATATATTTTTTATCAGTAGGAATAATCTTTATGTAGAGGAGTTGGAGCATTCATGGCGAAAAGAAACAAGTACCCTGATATTTAGTGCATTTGAAGCTCTCTTGCTCCTCTTGGTTGTACTCTACTTCTTCTTCTCTGAAAAAGTGAGCCGAATTGCCATTGGGCTGTATTTTTTTATTATCGTTATTTTCTTGGTTTTGGAACGGACCATTATTTCATCCTATATAAAGAAAAGTTACAAGAAAGGAAAGTATACACGACGTATACTCCTCGTTGGGTATGGAGAGAAACTTGAACACTATGAAAGTGCATTGCATAGCAGGCGGATGCACGGTATCAAATTGGTTGGTCAATTCGACGGAGAAGGAGTATCCATCGGCGGTGCAAGACAAATCAATGCAGGTTTGTTGCGTGAAGCGGTTGCATTGACAAATCCTGATCTGGTAGTGATTGGATATCCGGGAGAAGAACATAAAAGGCAAGAAAAGATGGTTGCACAGGCCTTGGATCTGCTCAATGAAAAAGTAGTAATGCTCCCAAGTGTACCGGAATCGTACATTGGTACACAAATTTCTGATTTTAGATGGATACCAATGCTTACTCTCAATGCTGCAGAGATGGGGTTCTTTCAGCGTTTTATGAAACGCACCTTTGATATTGTTTCTTGTAGTTTTGGTATCGTGCTTATTTCCCCAGTATTATTGTTGATTGCTCTATTGATTAAACTTTCTTCACCAGGCCCTATTATTTTCAAGCAAAAACGGATTACGCGAGATGAAGAAGAGTTTACCATGTACAAATTCAGGAGTATGAGAACTGATATCCCTGAAGGGAATGCCCACTGGACAGAAGAGAATGATCCAAGGATTACCAATATAGGCCGATTTCTCAGGAAAACGAGCTTGGATGAATTGCCCCAGTTGTTTAATGTTATTGGTGGTTCGATGAGTTTGATCGGACCACGACCTGAAAGGCCTGAATTGGTTGAGAAATTCAATCACGAGATTCCTGGGTATAGGATGCGCCATAGATTTAAGGCAGGGGTTTCTGGATGGGCACAGGTAAATGGTTGGAGAGGAAACACATCTCTGGAACGTAGAATTGAATTTGATTTATACTATATAAGGAATTGGACTTTGCTCTTTGATCTAAAGATTGTACTCTTTACTTTCTTTAGAGGATTTGTAAATGAGAATGCGTATTAA
- a CDS encoding DUF6675 family protein, translating into MRINEEVMRKYLLSLILCVLGFSSLFAADQEIRSTLPALTSSQIQELLDGKIIDGETIDGGKITQFFAKGTEAYDRAVIAERSTNGFSIAAVSYIPYGPELKAMSKEDRQLAIFNKIRAISTQEGITYISWRAGNKPKILIEKSSYMEDSKNLNNLLPDPVVSTFPYSVQSYVYQRDSSFGGNRYLHTYTNSDEEIFVEIMNISTLRVFGIFTAVPKEQLHISMGTYQMEDGLLLCALTTIEDREPEVGVFGITVDLPSAFMRRIRALQNWFVDQLATIEN; encoded by the coding sequence ATGCGTATTAATGAGGAAGTTATGAGAAAGTATTTACTCAGCTTAATTTTGTGTGTATTGGGTTTTTCGTCTTTATTTGCGGCAGACCAGGAAATTCGTTCGACCTTGCCAGCGTTAACTTCATCCCAGATTCAGGAACTTCTGGACGGAAAGATTATTGATGGTGAAACGATTGATGGGGGAAAGATAACTCAATTTTTTGCAAAAGGAACTGAAGCGTATGATAGGGCTGTTATTGCTGAGCGATCAACAAATGGATTCAGTATTGCTGCAGTGAGTTATATTCCCTATGGACCAGAGCTGAAAGCCATGAGCAAAGAAGATCGGCAACTGGCGATTTTTAATAAGATTAGAGCCATATCCACACAAGAGGGAATTACCTATATTTCTTGGAGAGCAGGTAATAAACCAAAGATTCTTATCGAAAAATCCTCCTATATGGAAGATAGCAAAAATCTGAATAATCTACTCCCAGATCCAGTAGTCTCTACCTTTCCATACTCTGTTCAGAGCTATGTCTACCAGCGGGATAGTTCCTTTGGCGGTAACCGTTACTTGCACACCTATACGAATAGTGATGAGGAGATTTTCGTAGAGATCATGAATATCAGTACGCTAAGGGTATTTGGTATTTTTACAGCTGTGCCAAAAGAACAACTCCACATCAGTATGGGCACATACCAGATGGAGGATGGCTTGTTGCTATGTGCTCTTACAACCATTGAAGATCGTGAACCAGAAGTAGGGGTTTTCGGTATTACCGTAGATCTTCCCTCAGCTTTCATGAGAAGAATTAGGGCTCTACAAAATTGGTTTGTTGATCAGCTTGCTACAATAGAAAATTAA
- a CDS encoding glycosyltransferase family 2 protein, whose product MLYQKGVCSVIIPAFNCEDTLRETVQSALAQTYSSLEILIVDDASKDNTAGVMQELADEDNRIRVFFLSQNGGVANARNFLFQYVEGEFVAFLDGDDVWKSDKLEKQIQLLESEKCDLAYSSYSFIDGEGNDIGHDKIVPRHCSFKALLKENYVLPSTVVMRSTWLQDRAMDGSYSHEDFVFWLGLLQDGAIARGCVESLVFYRLSDSNRSGDKVKAAKNRWIVYRDFLHLSVPVAAWYFFQYTLNGLRKYRGI is encoded by the coding sequence ATGCTGTATCAAAAAGGGGTATGCTCGGTAATCATACCAGCATTTAACTGTGAAGACACCCTCAGGGAAACTGTTCAATCGGCTCTTGCACAGACCTATTCATCTCTTGAGATACTCATCGTAGATGATGCATCCAAGGACAACACTGCAGGGGTGATGCAGGAATTGGCTGATGAGGATAACCGAATCAGGGTATTCTTTCTCTCACAGAATGGGGGAGTGGCAAACGCCCGTAATTTCCTCTTTCAGTACGTGGAAGGGGAGTTTGTTGCCTTCCTTGATGGTGATGATGTATGGAAGAGCGATAAGTTGGAAAAACAGATTCAGCTGTTGGAGTCTGAGAAGTGTGATCTAGCCTATTCAAGCTACTCCTTCATCGATGGAGAAGGGAATGATATAGGACATGATAAGATAGTTCCAAGGCACTGTTCTTTCAAAGCATTGTTAAAGGAGAACTATGTGCTTCCTTCTACTGTGGTAATGCGCTCGACTTGGTTACAGGACCGGGCCATGGATGGGTCATATAGCCATGAGGACTTTGTCTTCTGGCTAGGATTACTACAGGATGGGGCTATAGCAAGAGGGTGTGTTGAATCCTTGGTCTTCTATCGTCTCTCTGATTCCAATCGATCAGGGGATAAAGTCAAAGCTGCCAAGAACAGGTGGATTGTGTATCGAGATTTCTTGCACTTATCCGTACCTGTTGCAGCTTGGTATTTTTTTCAATACACACTCAATGGACTACGGAAATATCGTGGGATATAA